One Loxodonta africana isolate mLoxAfr1 chromosome 4, mLoxAfr1.hap2, whole genome shotgun sequence genomic region harbors:
- the KCNA6 gene encoding potassium voltage-gated channel subfamily A member 6, with product MRSEKSLTLAAPGEVHEPEGEQQDAGDFPEAGGGGGCCSSERLVINISGLRFETQLRTLSLFPDTLLGDPGRRVRFFDPLRNEYFFDRNRPSFDAILYYYQSGGRLRRPVNVPLDIFLEEIRFYQLGDEALAAFREDEGCLPEGGEDEKPLPSQPFQRQVWLLFEYPESSGPARGIAIVSVLVILISIVIFCLETLPQFRADGRGGSNGGGVSRTSPISRGSQEEEEDEDDAYKFNPGLTPGGMVTGGSSSPSTLGGSYFTDPFFLVETLCIVWFTFELLVRFSACPSKPAFFRNIMNIIDLVAIFPYFITLGTELVQQQEQQQVSGGGGQNGQQAMSLAILRVIRLVRVFRIFKLSRHSKGLQILGKTLQASMRELGLLIFFLFIGVILFSSAVYFAEADDDDSLFPSIPDAFWWAVVTMTTVGYGDIYPMTVGGKIVGSLCAIAGVLTIALPVPVIVSNFNYFYHRETEQEEQGQYTHVTCGQPAPDLKAADNGLGKPEFSEATRERRPSYLHTPHRVYAEKRMLTEV from the coding sequence ATGAGGTCGGAGAAATCCCTTACGTTGGCGGCGCCAGGGGAGGTCCATGAGCCAGAGGGGGAGCAACAGGACGCGGGAGACTTCCCGGAGGCCGGCGGGGGCGGCGGCTGCTGTAGTAGCGAGCGCCTGGTGATCAATATCTCCGGGCTGCGCTTTGAGACGCAATTGCGCACCCTGTCTCTATTTCCGGACACGCTGCTGGGCGACCCAGGCCGCCGCGTCCGCTTCTTCGACCCTCTGAGGAACGAGTACTTCTTCGACCGCAACCGACCCAGCTTCGACGCCATCCTCTACTACTACCAGTCCGGGGGCCGGCTGCGGAGGCCTGTCAACGTGCCCCTGGACATCTTCCTGGAGGAGATTCGCTTCTACCAACTGGGAGATGAAGCCCTGGCGGCCTTCCGGGAGGACGAGGGCTGCCTGCCCGAGGGTGGTGAGGACGAGAAGCCTCTGCCCTCACAGCCCTTCCAGCGCCAGGTCTGGCTTCTCTTCGAGTACCCGGAGAGCTCTGGGCCCGCCAGGGGGATCGCCATCGTCTCAGTGTTGGTCATTCTGATTTCCATCGTCATCTTTTGCCTGGAGACCTTGCCCCAGTTCCGTGCAGATGGTCGAGGTGGAAGCAATGGCGGTGGTGTGAGCCGAACCTCTCCGATTTCCAGGGGGAgtcaggaggaagaggaggatgaAGATGATGCCTATAAATTTAATCCTGGCCTCACCCCTGGGGGCATGGTGACAGGGGGTTCATCCTCACCAAGTACTCTTGGGGGCTCCTACTTTACAGACCCTTTCTTTCTGGTGGAGACCCTGTGCATTGTCTGGTTCACGTTCGAGCTTCTGGTGCGTTTCTCCGCCTGCCCCAGCAAGCCAGCCTTCTTTCGCAATATCATGAACATCATTGACTTGGTGGCCATCTTCCCTTACTTCATCACCCTGGGAACTGAGCTGgtgcagcagcaggagcagcagcaggtGAGTGGAGGAGGTGGCCAGAATGGGCAGCAGGCCATGTCCCTGGCCATCCTCAGAGTGATCCGCCTGGTTCGGGTGTTCCGCATCTTCAAGCTCTCCCGTCACTCCAAGGGGTTGCAGATCCTGGGCAAGACCTTGCAGGCCTCCATGCGAGAGCTGGGCCTGCTCATCTTCTTCCTCTTCATCGGAGTCATCCTCTTCTCCAGCGCCGTCTACTTCGCAGAGGCTGATGATGATGACTCCCTCTTTCCCAGCATCCCAGATGCCTTCTGGTGGGCGGTGGTTACGATGACCACGGTAGGTTATGGGGACATATACCCCATGACAGTGGGGGGCAAGATTGTGGGCTCACTGTGTGCCATTGCTGGGGTCCTCACCATCGCCCTGCCTGTGCCCGTCATTGTCTCCAACTTCAACTACTTCTACCACCGGGAGACGGAGCAGGAGGAGCAAGGCCAGTACACCCATGTCACTTGTGGGCAGCCTGCACCGGACCTGAAGGCAGCTGACAATGGACTTGGAAAGCCTGAGTTCTCTGAGGCTACCCGGGAACGGAGACCCAGCTACCTTCACACTCCACATCGGGTGTATGCAGAGAAAAGAATGCTAACTGAAGTTTGA